The proteins below are encoded in one region of Salvelinus namaycush isolate Seneca chromosome 32, SaNama_1.0, whole genome shotgun sequence:
- the LOC120027210 gene encoding ictacalcin-like — protein sequence MSGIQQAMSLLIASFHKYSGKEGDKLTLSKVELKELLQAELGEMLGKASDKSAVDRIFKDLDSNKDNTVDFKEYVTLVSCLTVMCNDFFVKK from the exons ATGTCTGGGATCCAGCAGGCCATGTCTCTCCTCATCGCCTCCTTCCACAAGTACTCTGGGAAGGAGGGGGACAAGCTGACCCTCAGCAAGGTTGAGCTGAAAGAGCTGCTCCAGGCTGAACTAGGGGAGATGCTGGGG AAAGCCAGTGACAAGTCAGCAGTGGACAGAATCTTCAAGGACCTGGACTCTAACAAAGACAACACTGTTGACTTCAAGGAGTATGTCACTCTGGTGTCCTGCCTCACTGTGATGTGCAATGACTTCTTCGTAAAGAAGTAG